A window of Streptomyces sp. NBC_01241 genomic DNA:
CCGCCCGTCTTGCCGCACTCTGGTAGACGGAACAGGCCGACGAACCGTGGGAGCCCCGCCATGGCACCGAAAATCCTGATCGTCACCGGCGACGCCGCCGAGTCCCTGGAAGTCCTCTACCCGTACCAGCGGCTGCGCGAGGAGGGGTACGACGTCCATATCGCGGCCCCCGCCCGCAAGACGCTCCGCTTCGTGGTCCACGACTTCGAGCCCGGCTTCGACACGTACACCGAGAAGCCCGGCTACACCTGGCCCGCCGACCTGGCCTTCTCCGAGGTGGACGCCGGGGACTACGTGGCCCTGGTCGTCCCGGGCGGCCGGGCCCCCGAGTACCTGCGCAATGACGCCGAGCTGCGCAAGATCCTCAAGGCGTTCTTCGACTCGGACCGGCCGGTGGCCCAGATCTGCCACGGCCCGCTGATGACGGCGGCGGTCGGCGCCCTGGCCGGCCGGCACGTGACCGCGTACCCGGCGCTGGAGCTCGACATGCAGGCGGCGGGCGCCACCTTCGAGGACCACGAGGCGGTGGTCGACGGCACGCTGATCTCGTCCCGTGCGTGGCCGGACCACTCGGCGTGGATGCGCGAATTCCTGAAGGTGCTCCGCACCAAGGCCCCGGTGACCACCTGACGGCGCAGCCGGGCCTCTTCCCCCCTTCCGCTCGTCTCTCCGTCTCATCCAGCCATGCGCCCGGCAAGGTCCGCGGCCTCGGCCAGGCTGTCCACCACCGGCACCCCGGCGGCCTCCAGGCTGGCCCTGCTGTGCGAGCCGCCGGTGTAGAGCACGGCCTTCGCCCCGACGTGGGCGGCGGCCACGGCGTCGTCCACGGCATCACCGACGATCACGGTGTACTCCGGGGCTATCCCGTCGAGCGCGGCAATGTGGCGCTCCATGTGCTGCGCCTTGCTGCCGCCGGACGGCCCGGTGCGCCCGTCGATCCGTAGGAAGTGCCGTTCGATGCCATATCCCCGGACCACTGGGACCAGCTGATCGTGACCGTACATGCTCAGCAGGGACTGGCTGCCGCCGTCCCGCTGCCACTGGGAGAGCAGTTCCTCGGCCCCTTCGGTGAGCCCGCAGGCGGCCCGCTGCTCGATGTAGTACCGGTGGAATATCCCGTCCATCCGCTCCCACTCGGCCTCGGTGGGCAAGCGGCCCATCAGCCGTTCGTAGAAGCGCGGGATGGGGACGCAGTACATCTCGCGGTACTGCTCCAGCGTGATCGGCTCCAGGCCGACCTCACCGAATGCGGCGTTCGTCGCGCCGACGACCGCGACGTTGTCGTCGAGCAGTGTGCCGTTCCAGTCCCAGACCAGATGCGTGCGGTGCTTTCTGTGCTTCCCCATGCTCAAGAAAGTACCCGCCGGGTACGACAACGTGTCCGGCACCCGCAAGAAGGACCGGCTCAGCCGATCAGATTCGGAACCTCCTGGACGCCGAACCACAGCAGCTCGTGGTCCTCGGCGCCGTCCACGGTGAACTGCGCGTCGTCGTCACCGAGGTCCGCGGCGCCCAGAGCGGCCGCGGCGGCCGTGACGTCCTTCTCGGCGTCGTCGGCGTCGACGTGCACGGCGGCGGCCGCGGTCAGCGGTACGGGGGACGAGATCCGCACCTCGCCGAGCGACGACGAGTCGAGGCTGCGGTCCGGGTCGGCCACGGCAGCACCGTCCGGCACGTCGACGGCGACGACGACCCGCCGACGGGCCGCGTCGGGGTTTCCGGCGATCAGGCGCAGAGAGGCGGAGGCGGCCCGGTTGAGCGCCGCGTACTCCAGCTCCTCGATGTCGTCGGAGACGTACCACTCGCGCAGTCCAGGAGTCACCGCGTAGGCGGTCAGCGGACCGGGCCCGATCTCGCCCGCCTGGTGCACCGCTGCGAGACCGGGAAGCGTCAGGGGGACGTACACGCGCATGGCTGGCCGCTTTCGTAGTCGGAAACGCCCCCAGGATACGTGCGACGTCCCCCTTTGGGGTTACGTGCACCACGGCCGCCGCGTCCACCCGGCGCCCGTCTCTCACCCTCTCCGGGCCTGCCCCGCGCCCAGCAGAGCACCCACCGCATCACCCGGATAGGTGATTCGTCCCGACCGGCTCCGGCGCCCGGCCGGCGCTTGCGACCGCCTCCGCCGTCGCCATAGAAGATCCACAGCAGAAGTTACTGCCCGGTATTCGACCGGGCAGCTGAAGCGCGGGGGCGATGAGCGATGAGCACGAACAGGACCCGGCCCACCGGACGTCACGACGGGCGCAGGCCCGAGGCCGTACCACCGCAGCGCACGAGGACTCCCCGGAGGGTCCGCCCGCACCACTGGTTCGCCGAGCGCCTCCTGGCGGTCCTCAGCGGCCAGCGCCCGGTGCACTGGATGCTCGGCCACACCATCGGCGACGCCTACGACCAACTGGCCGAACTGGCCCCCCGTACCCCTCTCAGGGCCCGCGGCGCCCGTCCCGTGATCCGCATGTGCCACGGCGCCCAGCCGGCCCCGGGAGTGGTGGAGGCCTGTGCCAGCATCGCGGCGGGCGAACAGGTGCGGGCCATGGCCTTCCGCCTGGAACAGGGCACAGACCTCCGCTGGCGCTGCGCAGCAGTAGAACTGGGCGACGAACGCCTGCAGACGGCAACGCCCCGATAACGACCTCACCCGCGATGGAGAGCGGATCAGCGAGCGGCGTCATGAGGCTTCGCATCCAAGGCGGAGGAGGGAAGCGACGCGAGGGGGGTCCCTCCCGCGCGAGCAGGTTCGAGCGTGGGGGAGTCGTTGACCGACGACAACACCGGAGGCGGAGTCGCAGGGCGTCGGGAGCCCGCTCTCCCTCGCGGGTGAGGTCGTAAAGCCCGCGTGTTCGCTCGGCGATGCCGACGCGGGCTACCACCGCACTCACGGCGTGACCTACTTCCACGACCCACTTCGGGTCGGCGCCACACCAACGCCCACCACGGACGCCCCATCGAGGCCGTGGCCTCGCCTGAGCCACCCCGTACGTTCGGCACACGGCTTTCCCCGCTTACCGCCCGGGGCGGCCGCTGCCGACATCGGCTTCGGCTTCGGCTTCGGCTTCGGCTTCGGCTTCGGCTTCGGCGTGGAGCCGACCACGAGCGCGCATCACAAAAGCGCCGGCCCCTCCGCCCCGATTCCAGCCCTCCGCTCCGATTCCAGCCTCGCCGGCGTTTGAGGAGCAGGGTCCCGGGCGGAGCCCCGGTTTCGGGAAGGGCGGGCAGGAGACAGCCCCGCGCAGCCGCCCACCCGCACCAAGCCCCCCAACCGGACCCGAAGCCCCCACTCAGCCCCCACACCGCCGCAAAACAAACCGGGGCCGAGCACCCCCAAAAAAGGTGCCCGCCCCCGGCCGGCTCTCAACCATGCCAACGCCAACGGCAAGAACGCCGGCAACGCCACCGCTACTTCTTGCGGCGCCGCCCGCCCCCACCGTTCTTCTGCGCCTTGCGCCGCTCCGCCCGGGTCAACCCGTCCGACTCCGACGCACCGCCACCGTCGCTACTGGAGAAGTCGCCCTCGACGACCCCGCCCTCCCCGTCCACCGTGGGAGCGGAGAAGTGCAGCCGGTCCGGACGCTGCGGAGCATCGAGCCCCTTGGCCCGGATCTCCGGACGCGCCGCCGGTACGAGGTCCTCCTTGGCGAGCGAGGTCCGCTCGGCCTCGTCCTGCACCGGAACCTCCTCGACCTGCTGCTCGACCTGAACCTCCAGGTTGAACAGGTAGCCGACGGACTCCTCCTTGATGCCCTCCATCATGGCGTTGAACATGTCGAAACCCTCCCGCTGGTACTCGACCAGCGGGTCCTTCTGCGCCATGGCACGGAGGCCGATTCCCTCCTGGAGGTAGTCCATCTCGTAGAGGTGCTCACGCCACTTGCGGTCCAGGACGGACAGCACCACGCGCCGCTCGAGCTCACGCATGATGTCCGAGCCGAGCTGCTTCTCACGCTCGTCGTACTGCTCGTGGATGTCGTCCTTGATGGACTCACCGATGAACTCGGCCGTGATCCCCGCGCGGTCGCCGGCCGCCTCTTCCAGCTCCTCGACGGTGACCTTCACCGGGTAGAGCTGCTTGAACGCACCCCACAGCCGGTCCAGATCCCACTCCTCGGCGAAGCCTTCGGCGGTCTCCTGACGGATGTAGTCGTCGATCGTGTCGTCCATGAAGTGGCGGATCTGGTCCTGCAGATCCTCGCCCTCCAGGACCCTGCGGCGCTCGCCGTAGATGACCTCGCGCTGCCGGTTGAGCACCTCGTCGTACTTCAGGACGTTCTTACGCGTCTCGAAGTTCTGCTGCTCGACCTGCGACTGGGCCGACGCGATCGCCCGCGTCACCATCTTGTTCTCGATCGGCACATCGTCCGGCACGTTGGCCATCGACATGACGCGCTCGACCATCTGCGCCTTGAACAGACGCATCAGGTCGTCGCCGAGCGACAGGTAGAAGCGGGACTCGCCCGGGTCGCCCTGACGGCCGGAACGGCCGCGCAGCTGGTTGTCGATACGCCGCGACTCGTGCCGCTCGGTGCCCAGGACGTAGAGCCCGCCGAGCTCCTTGACCTCTTCGAACTCCGCCTTCACGGCCTGCTCGGCCTTCTCCAGCGCGGCGGGCAGCGCTGCCGCCCACTCCTCGACGTGCTCGACGGGGTCGAGGCCACGCTGACGCAGCTCCGCCTCGGCGAGATCGTCGGGGTTGCCGCCGAGCTTGATGTCGGTGCCTCGTCCGGCCATGTTCGTCGCGACCGTGACCGCACCCTTGCGGCCCGCCTGGGCGACGATCGTCGCCTCACGGTCGTGCTGCTTGGCGTTGAGGACCTCGTGCTGCACACCGCGCTTGGAGAGCTGCTGCGAGAGGTACTCGGACTTCTCGACCGAGGTGGTGCCGACCAGGATCGGCTGGCCCTTCTCGTGCTTCTCGGCGATGTCGTCGACGACCGCGGCGAACTTCGCGACCTCGGTGCGGTAGATCAGGTCCGACTGGTCGGCTCGGACCATCGGCCGGTTGGTCGGGATCGGCACCACACCGAGCTTGTAGATCTGGTGGAACTCGGCGGCCTCGGTCATCGCCGTACCGGTCATACCGGAAAGCTTGCCGTACAGCCGGAAGAAGTTCTGCAGGGTGATCGTGGCGAGCGTCTGGTTCTCGTCCTTGATGTCCACCCCTTCCTTCGCCTCGATCGCCTGGTGCATGCCCTCGTTGTAGCGGCGGCCGGCGAGGATACGGCCGGTGTGCTCGTCGACGATCATGACTTCGCCGTCGATGACGACGTAGTCCTTGTCCTTCTTGAAGAGTTCCTTGGCCTTGATGGCATTGTTGAGGTACCCGACGAGGGGCGTGTTCACCGACTCGTAGAGGTTGTCGATGCCGAGCCAGTCCTCCACCTTCGAGACACCGGGCTCGTGGATGGCGACGGTCCGCTTCTTCTCGTCGACCTCGTAGTCGCCGGTCTCCTCGATGCCCTTGAGGGGGTTGCCCGCCTCGCCCTTGGTCAGGCGCGTGACCAGCTTGGCGAAGTCGCCGTACCACTTGGTGGCCTGGTCGGCCGGGCCGGAGATGATCAGCGGCGTACGGGCCTCGTCGACGAGGATCGAGTCGACCTCGTCGACCACGGCGAAGTTGTGGCCACGCTGGACGAGCTCGTCCGCGGACCACGCCATGTTGTCGCGGAGGTAGTCGAAGCCGAACTCGTTGTTCGTGCCGTACGTGATGTCGCAGGCGTACTGCTCACGACGCTGGGCCGGCGTCATGTTGGCGATGATGCAGCCGACGGTCAGGCCGAGGAACTTGTGGACCCGGCCCATCATCTCGGAGTCGCGCTCGGCCAGATAGTCATTGACCGTGATCAGGTGCACGCCCTTGCCGGAGAGCGCGTTGAGATACGCCGGCAGGGTACCGACCAGGGTCTTGCCCTCGCCGGTCTTCATCTCGGCCACGTAACCGAGGTGCAGGGCTGCGCCGCCCATCATCTGAACGTCGTAGTGGCGCTGTCCGAGGACCCGCTTGGCGGCCTCACGGACGGTCGCGAATGCTTCGGGAAGCAGGTCGTCCAGGCTCTCGCCGTCCGCGTACCGTTCCTTGTACTCGTCGGTGAGCGCCCGCAGCTCGGCGTCGGAGAGGTTGACGAAGTCCTCTTCGATGGAGCTGACCTGGTCCGCGATGCGGTGCAGTTTGCGCAGGATCTTGCCTTCGCCTGCACGCATGAGCTTGTTGAAGACGGACACTGAGGCTGGTCTCCTTGCCGGTCGGGCCTGGCACTGGGTCGTGTTAAGGACTCTGGCGCGGGCACGGCAGGTGGGCCCCACCGCAACGGCCATCGTAAGCGAGGACCCCGCCGCGCCGGGAGGGCTGCCGCCGCGTTGGCCCCGCTGTCCCTTCCCAGTCAACGGCCGGCGAGCGCCGAAGGTGCCGGGGAAGCCCGAAAAGTGTTCGCTTCACGGCCTGCGCGTCACCAGAATCCGTACATGGAACCGACCACTTTCACCACCGGGCGCCTGCTGCTGCGCCCCTTCGCCGACAGCGACACGGACGAGGTCCACGCCGCCTGTCAGGACCCGGATATCCAGCGCTGGACGGTCGTGCCCTCCCCGTACAGCCGCCCAGACGCGGAATTCTTCACGGGAAAGCTGTCCCCCGATGGGTGGGCCGACGACTCCATGTACAACTTCGCGGTGGTTCTGCGCGAGAGCGGGGCCCTGGCGGGCGCCATCGGCATCAGTCGCCGCAATCTGCCGGGCACGTACGAGGTCGGCTTCTGGACCGCCGCCGAGCACCGGGGCCGGGGTTACATGACGGAGGCGGTGCTTTCCACCGCACACTGGACCTTCTCGTCGCTCGGCGGTGACCGGCTGGAGTGGCGGGCCGAGGTCGGCAACATCCCTTCGCGTGCCGCGGCGCTGCGGGCCGGATTCCGGATGGAGGGCGAGCAGCGCTCGGCGCTGCTCAACAAGGGGGTGCGGCGCGACGCCTGGATCGGCGCGCTGCTCCCGTCCGATCTCGGCCTGCCGGGCACCGACACCTATCTGCCCGCAGCGAACGGCCTCCCCGCCTCGGCCCGTCGCCCGCTGCCCGTGCCCGCCGCCCGCCGATGAACCCCCCGGACCACCCGGCCCGTGGACTCCCGACCGGATGTCAGTGCCGCCCTCTAAGGTGCGGGGCATGACGTCTGTGCCGCCGCCTCCCGCCGCCGAACTCTCCGCCGATCAGGCGCGCAGGATAGCCCTGCGCGCCCAGGGCTTCCTGGGCGCTCCGGACCGCCGGGCCGGCGTTCCGGGTGTGCTGCGGCATCTCGGTGCCGTGCAGCTCGACACGATCTCGGTGCTCGCGCGTTCGCACGAACTGATTCCGTACGCCCGCCTGGGCGCGGTCGGCCGGCGCACGGTCGAGGAGGCGTACTGGCCGGGTGGCCGCACCTTCGAGTACTGGTCGCACGCGGCCTGCATCCTGCCGGTCGAGGAGTGGCCGCACTTCGCGTTCCGCCGCCGCGCCTACCGCTCACGCCCCCACTGGCACCACGACCTGCCCGACGGCGCCTACGAGACGGTGATCAAGCAGCTGCGCACCGAGGGCCCGCTGACGGCGACGGAGCTGGGCGGCGCGAAGAACGGCGGGGAGTGGTGGGACTGGTCGGCGTCGAAGGTCGCCGTCGAGCGGGCCCTGATGTACGGCGAGGTGGTGTGCACCGAGCGGCGCAGCTGGAAGCGGGTGTACGACCTCGCCGAGCGGGCCCTGCCCGATGCCGTGCTGCACGACGATCTGGACGACGCGGAGTGCCTGCGCCGGCTGGTCGCGCTGGCGGGCCAGTCCCTGGGCGTCGGCACCCGCGCGGACATCGCGGACTACCACCGGCTCAAGGGTGAGCAGTTCGACGCGGTCGTGGCGGACTCCGGCCTGGTTCCGGTGACGGTGCAGGGCTGGTCGAAGCCGGCCTGGGCGGACCCGGCGGCGCTGGCCTCGGAGCCGCGCGGGCGGCACCGTACGACCCTGTTGTCGCCGTTCGACTCGCTGGTCTGGGAGCGGGCACGTACCGAGCGGATCTTCGGTTTCACTCACCGCTTGGAGGCCTACGTCCCCAAGCCCAAGCGCATACACGGATACTTCGCGATGCCGCTGCTGGCGGGCGGAAGGCTGCAGGGCCGTGTCGACCCGGCGCGCGAGGGCAGCACGCTGGTCGCCCGGCAGGTGTCCCTGGAGAGCAGGAAGGCCGTGGCGCCGATGGCCGAGGCCCTGGTGGAGGCCGCGTCCTGGGTCGGCTGTACGGATGTCCGGCTGGAGCGGGTCGACGCACCGGAACTGCGTGAGCCGCTCGCTCAGGAAATCGCCCGCGCTCTGATGTGAGCGCGCGTTCCCGTCCGACCGGTCACCTGATCTCCAGGATCTTCTCGCGCATGGCATAGACCACGGCTTCCATCCTGGAGTGCAGCTGCAACTTCTCCAGAATGTTGCGCACGTGGTTCTTCACGGTGTTCTCGGAAATGAACAGTTCTTTCGCGATATCGCGATTGTTCATGCCCGTTGCGACGAGTTTCAGGACTTCGAGCTCCCGATCGGTGAGTCGCGGCGCGGGCACCAGCCTGCGTTCGTCGGTCCGCTGGATCATCGATTTGAACTCGGTGAGCAGTTTGGACGCCATGGAGGGGCTGATCTGGGACTGCCCGTCGGCGACCGCGCGGATCGCTGTGGCCACCTCGTCCGTGGAGATCTCCTTGAGGAGATAGCCGGTGGCGCCCGCCTTGATCGCGTCGTAGAGGTCGGCCTCCTCGTCGCTGATCGTCAGCATGATGATCTTCGCGCTGGGGGCCACCTCCTTGATGGCGGTGCAGGCCTCGATGCCGCCGCGCTTGGGCATCCGGACATCCATCAGCACGATGTCGGGCAGCAGATCGGCCGCCTTGTCGACCGCCTCCGCCCCGTCACCCGCCTCGCCGATGACCTGGATGTCCTCCTCCTGGGCGAGGACGATTTCCAGACCTCTGCGGAAGAGCGCGTGGTCGTCCACCACGAGAACCCGGATCGGCTCCTTGCCGGAACCACTGTCCGCGTCCGCACCGGCGGTGTCGTCGGCATCATTCGCATCGCGCACGGGCCCGAAGGTGTCCGCCATCGTTCCTCCCCCTGAAGGCCATGGCCTGAAGTTCACAACTGTCCGCCAACGGCAGTTCGGAGAACACCGGTTGGCTTGGGACGACATGATTTCATGCCTGGACGTCGGAACGGTGATTCTGTGCCCGCACACGGGTGCCCCTGGGGGCGCACAGGCGCTCCAGGGGCACCACGAAAGGGTGGCATCAGCCGCCGAGCGCACCGCCCGCGCCGCCCGCCTCATCGGCGGCCAGCGGGTCGGTCCTCAGGTGGATGACACCGTAGTCATAGGCATGCCGTCGGTAGACGACACTGGGTTCCTTCGTTTCGGAGTCGACGAACAGATAGAAGTCGTGCCCGACCAGCTCCATCTCGTAGAGCGCCTGATCAAGCGACATCGGTGCAGCGATGTGCGTCTTCTCGCGCATCACGAGCGGGCCCTCGCCCCGCACCTCCAGCGAGCCGAACCTGGTGGTGGGCACGGACTCGGACGTCTCGTTGCCGACCAGTTCGCCCTCGCCGTTGAACGACGCCGCACCCGGCACCGTCTCGGCGACTTCGGCAGCGGGAATCCGGCCGTTGCCACGGCGGCTGTAGCGCTTGTCGTGCTGCTTGCGCAGCCGCGCCTCCAGCTTGCCGGTGGCCAGGTCCAGCGCTGCGTACGGGTCGCCGGCGGCCGCTTCCGCCCGGATGACCGGCCCACGCGAGCGGAGCGTGATCTCCACCCGGTCGGAACGGTCGGCCTGACGGGGGTTCGGCTCCTTGGACACCTCGACGTCGAGGCTGATCACCTTGCCGTCGAACTTCTGGATCTTGTCCAGCTTCAGCTTCTCGGCCACGTGCTTGCGGAACCGCTCAGGCACCTCGGTCTTGCGGCCCTTGACGACGATGTCCACGCAGAACTCCGTTCCCGGATCGCTCCGCTCAGCGGCGGAGCATCTCCCTTTTGCACCAGGCTCCGGTCGTAGCCGGAGCCGCGGACTCGGTGGCTTTCACCTCCTCCTCCCCCATCGGCAGGGTTTCCACCCCACCGAATTCTCTGCTTCTGGCTACCGGTGAGTCACCTGCCCGAAACCTGGTGGTGCATTCATCGAGGTCCGGCATTCACCATTCCTCACAACCGAACATAGCCTGCCTGGCCGGATGTCGGCACCCGCTACTCGCACGTACCTCCGTTCAGGTCTTTTTACCCGCTCACTACCTGCAACGATGCAGATTCACCGGCAGTTCCGGTTTATTTCGAAGGCGGACGGAGATACTGCGACAACGGCTGCCCGTCCGCTGCCGTGGACGACACCGTCACGCCCGCACGCAGCCCCGATCGCCCGAGCCGCCTCGGCCAGCGAGGAGCCGGTCGTCAGAAGGTCGTCCACCAGCACCACCCGTCCGGCCGCAAGCAGCCGTTCACCCCCGGCCACCACTTCCAGCGCGCCCGCAAGATTCGCCTGCCGTTGCCGGGCTCCGAGCTCCGCCTGATCGGCCACCGGGCGCCGCTGCCGAAGCACCCCGGCCACCTCGGCCCCGATACCGCCGCGCCGCAGCTCACCGGCAGCGGCCAGGGCGATCCGCCGCATCGGATCATGCCCCCGCGCCGCCACGGCCCGCCGCGCCGACGGCACGGGCACGAGCAGTTGCGGGCCGACGAAGCCCGCCTGTCCCGTCCCGGCCCGTACTGCCCCCGCCA
This region includes:
- a CDS encoding HAD family hydrolase, which gives rise to MGKHRKHRTHLVWDWNGTLLDDNVAVVGATNAAFGEVGLEPITLEQYREMYCVPIPRFYERLMGRLPTEAEWERMDGIFHRYYIEQRAACGLTEGAEELLSQWQRDGGSQSLLSMYGHDQLVPVVRGYGIERHFLRIDGRTGPSGGSKAQHMERHIAALDGIAPEYTVIVGDAVDDAVAAAHVGAKAVLYTGGSHSRASLEAAGVPVVDSLAEAADLAGRMAG
- a CDS encoding GNAT family N-acetyltransferase, whose protein sequence is MEPTTFTTGRLLLRPFADSDTDEVHAACQDPDIQRWTVVPSPYSRPDAEFFTGKLSPDGWADDSMYNFAVVLRESGALAGAIGISRRNLPGTYEVGFWTAAEHRGRGYMTEAVLSTAHWTFSSLGGDRLEWRAEVGNIPSRAAALRAGFRMEGEQRSALLNKGVRRDAWIGALLPSDLGLPGTDTYLPAANGLPASARRPLPVPAARR
- the hpf gene encoding ribosome hibernation-promoting factor, HPF/YfiA family, encoding MDIVVKGRKTEVPERFRKHVAEKLKLDKIQKFDGKVISLDVEVSKEPNPRQADRSDRVEITLRSRGPVIRAEAAAGDPYAALDLATGKLEARLRKQHDKRYSRRGNGRIPAAEVAETVPGAASFNGEGELVGNETSESVPTTRFGSLEVRGEGPLVMREKTHIAAPMSLDQALYEMELVGHDFYLFVDSETKEPSVVYRRHAYDYGVIHLRTDPLAADEAGGAGGALGG
- a CDS encoding DUF6912 family protein; the encoded protein is MRVYVPLTLPGLAAVHQAGEIGPGPLTAYAVTPGLREWYVSDDIEELEYAALNRAASASLRLIAGNPDAARRRVVVAVDVPDGAAVADPDRSLDSSSLGEVRISSPVPLTAAAAVHVDADDAEKDVTAAAAALGAADLGDDDAQFTVDGAEDHELLWFGVQEVPNLIG
- a CDS encoding DJ-1/PfpI family protein; translation: MAPKILIVTGDAAESLEVLYPYQRLREEGYDVHIAAPARKTLRFVVHDFEPGFDTYTEKPGYTWPADLAFSEVDAGDYVALVVPGGRAPEYLRNDAELRKILKAFFDSDRPVAQICHGPLMTAAVGALAGRHVTAYPALELDMQAAGATFEDHEAVVDGTLISSRAWPDHSAWMREFLKVLRTKAPVTT
- a CDS encoding response regulator; this translates as MADTFGPVRDANDADDTAGADADSGSGKEPIRVLVVDDHALFRRGLEIVLAQEEDIQVIGEAGDGAEAVDKAADLLPDIVLMDVRMPKRGGIEACTAIKEVAPSAKIIMLTISDEEADLYDAIKAGATGYLLKEISTDEVATAIRAVADGQSQISPSMASKLLTEFKSMIQRTDERRLVPAPRLTDRELEVLKLVATGMNNRDIAKELFISENTVKNHVRNILEKLQLHSRMEAVVYAMREKILEIR
- a CDS encoding winged helix-turn-helix domain-containing protein; its protein translation is MTSVPPPPAAELSADQARRIALRAQGFLGAPDRRAGVPGVLRHLGAVQLDTISVLARSHELIPYARLGAVGRRTVEEAYWPGGRTFEYWSHAACILPVEEWPHFAFRRRAYRSRPHWHHDLPDGAYETVIKQLRTEGPLTATELGGAKNGGEWWDWSASKVAVERALMYGEVVCTERRSWKRVYDLAERALPDAVLHDDLDDAECLRRLVALAGQSLGVGTRADIADYHRLKGEQFDAVVADSGLVPVTVQGWSKPAWADPAALASEPRGRHRTTLLSPFDSLVWERARTERIFGFTHRLEAYVPKPKRIHGYFAMPLLAGGRLQGRVDPAREGSTLVARQVSLESRKAVAPMAEALVEAASWVGCTDVRLERVDAPELREPLAQEIARALM
- the secA gene encoding preprotein translocase subunit SecA, giving the protein MSVFNKLMRAGEGKILRKLHRIADQVSSIEEDFVNLSDAELRALTDEYKERYADGESLDDLLPEAFATVREAAKRVLGQRHYDVQMMGGAALHLGYVAEMKTGEGKTLVGTLPAYLNALSGKGVHLITVNDYLAERDSEMMGRVHKFLGLTVGCIIANMTPAQRREQYACDITYGTNNEFGFDYLRDNMAWSADELVQRGHNFAVVDEVDSILVDEARTPLIISGPADQATKWYGDFAKLVTRLTKGEAGNPLKGIEETGDYEVDEKKRTVAIHEPGVSKVEDWLGIDNLYESVNTPLVGYLNNAIKAKELFKKDKDYVVIDGEVMIVDEHTGRILAGRRYNEGMHQAIEAKEGVDIKDENQTLATITLQNFFRLYGKLSGMTGTAMTEAAEFHQIYKLGVVPIPTNRPMVRADQSDLIYRTEVAKFAAVVDDIAEKHEKGQPILVGTTSVEKSEYLSQQLSKRGVQHEVLNAKQHDREATIVAQAGRKGAVTVATNMAGRGTDIKLGGNPDDLAEAELRQRGLDPVEHVEEWAAALPAALEKAEQAVKAEFEEVKELGGLYVLGTERHESRRIDNQLRGRSGRQGDPGESRFYLSLGDDLMRLFKAQMVERVMSMANVPDDVPIENKMVTRAIASAQSQVEQQNFETRKNVLKYDEVLNRQREVIYGERRRVLEGEDLQDQIRHFMDDTIDDYIRQETAEGFAEEWDLDRLWGAFKQLYPVKVTVEELEEAAGDRAGITAEFIGESIKDDIHEQYDEREKQLGSDIMRELERRVVLSVLDRKWREHLYEMDYLQEGIGLRAMAQKDPLVEYQREGFDMFNAMMEGIKEESVGYLFNLEVQVEQQVEEVPVQDEAERTSLAKEDLVPAARPEIRAKGLDAPQRPDRLHFSAPTVDGEGGVVEGDFSSSDGGGASESDGLTRAERRKAQKNGGGGRRRKK
- a CDS encoding ComF family protein, with protein sequence MRGWWREISGLVLPVSCGGCGRPRIELCEECRADLYGAVPRRVRPVPEPVGLPVVYAAATYENAVRAVLLAHKERGALGLAGALGKALAGAVRAGTGQAGFVGPQLLVPVPSARRAVAARGHDPMRRIALAAAGELRRGGIGAEVAGVLRQRRPVADQAELGARQRQANLAGALEVVAGGERLLAAGRVVLVDDLLTTGSSLAEAARAIGAACGRDGVVHGSGRAAVVAVSPSAFEINRNCR
- a CDS encoding Rv3235 family protein, translated to MSTNRTRPTGRHDGRRPEAVPPQRTRTPRRVRPHHWFAERLLAVLSGQRPVHWMLGHTIGDAYDQLAELAPRTPLRARGARPVIRMCHGAQPAPGVVEACASIAAGEQVRAMAFRLEQGTDLRWRCAAVELGDERLQTATPR